The stretch of DNA CCGTCGCGACGACCTCGAGGACGTCGCCGGCTTCGAGATCGTCGATCGACTGCTTGGTCTTCACGATGGGCATCGGGCAGGACTGTCCTTTCACGTCTAGCGTCTCCGTGGTCTGGTATTCCGAACTCATGGTTAGTTCTGTGCCCCGTATTGGAGCCATCATACAATATTGGTCGTTTCCATAAAAGTCCTTCGGTTATTGCGCAAGACTCAAACACCTTATACTCCTTCGAGGGCGAATAACTGGGCTCAATTGCCTGTGTGCGCACATATCGGGCATATAGCTGCATTTTCCCGAGGACCGTATTGTGTATAATGGGGAATATCATACGAACTCTTAAGAGCCAGCAGCCGGTACAGGTGACTGTACATGGACGACATGGATCTGTCGATGCCGAACGTCGATGTCGAATCGGTCAGCCCCGACGGGCTGAAGGAGCGAATCGATGCAGGCGAAGCGGTTACGCTCCTCGACACCCGCATGGAGTCAGAGTACGATGAGTGGCGAATCGACGGTGAGAACGTCGAGTCGATCAATGTTCCGTACTTCGAGTTCCTGGACGACGAGATCAATGACGACGTCCTTGCTCAGATTCCCGATGCCCGCGAAATTACGGTCCTCTGTGCGAAAGGGGGCTCGAGCGAGTACGTCGCTGCGACGCTGAAGGAGCGCGGCTACGACGTCGACCACCTCGAGGACGGGATGAACGGCTGGGCGCGCATCTACGAGCGCGTCGAGGTCGAGCGCTACGACGGCGCCGGGACGCTCTACCAGTACCAACGTCCCTCGAGCGGTTGTCTGGGCTATCTCCTCGTCGATAGCGACGAGGCGGCCGTGATCGATCCACTACGCGCGTTCACGGATCGGTACCTCGAAGACGTCAACGAACTCGGCGCCGACCTGACGTACGCGATCGACACGCACATCCACGCGGATCACATCTCGGGGATCCGCGACCTCGCCGATGAGGGCGTCGAGGGCGTCATCCCCAAGGCGGCGGTCGACCGTGGTATCACCTACGCCGACGAGATTACTCTCGCAGCAGACGGCGACGAGTTCGAAGTCGGTGCTGCCACGATCGAAACCGTCTACACGCCCGGTCACACCTCTGGGATGACCTCGTACCTAATCGACGGCTCGCTGCTTGCAACTGGCGACGGCCTGTTCGTTGAGAGCGTCGCCCGCCCCGACTTAGAGGAGGGCGATGAGGGCGCGGAAGACGCCGCGCGGCAGCTCTACGAGACGCTGCAGGAGCGCGTGCTGATCCTACCCGACGATACGCTCGTCGGCGGCGCTCACTTCAGCGACTCCGCCGAGCCCGCCGACGATGGTACTTACACGGCCCCGATCGGCCAACTCGAGGAGGAGATGGATGCCCTAGCGATGGACGAGGACGAGTTCGTCGAGCTGACCCTCTCGGACATGCCGCCCCGTCCGGCCAACTACGGGGATATCATTCCCACCAATCTCGGACAGCAGGCGGTCGACGACGAGGAGGCGTTCGAACTCGAGCTCGGCCCGAACAACTGCGCGGCCAGCCAGGAATCACTGGCGGGTGACTAACCACCGTGATCGAAATCGGAATGCTCGCCGAACTCGCCGTCCCGGCTCAGGGGGTGCCCGCCGAGCCGTTTCCCAACGGCATCTCCAGATACGCCATCGGGGGACTGCTCGTCGGCCTCGGTGCGGTCGTCATCTACCTCGGGACGGGGATCGCCGCGGGAGCGAGCACGTTCCTCGAGTCGACGCTGTCGTACGTCTCGGATCAGTCGCGGTTCAAGCGGTACCGCGCCTCTCGGGACTGGCGCGTCGTCTTCACACTCGGGATCATCCTGGGGGCGGCGGTCTACGCCGTCTTCTGGCAAGGCGGTACGTGGACGACGGACGTCCAGCCCTGGCGGCTGCTGATCGGCGGCGTCCTCGTCGGGATCGGCACGCGCATCGGCAAGGGGTGTACGTCGGGACACGGCGTCTGCGGTGTCGGCTCGGCCTCGCGGACGTCGATCGTCGGCGTGATCACGTTCCTGACGGTCGCGATCGTGACCGCCCAGATCGTCCAGGCGATGGGGGTGAGTCCGTAAGATGAGCAGTAACCGTCATCCGCTGTTCATGCCGCTGATTCTCGTCGGCGGCCTGATCTTCGGGTTCGGACTGGCATATAGTCACATGGCCCGGCCCGAAGTCGTGCTGGACTTCCTCCAATTCGACGACTTCGGCCTGCTGTTCGTCATGTTCGGCGCCGCGATCGTCTCCGGGATTGCCTTCGCGGTTATGCCCCGGATACGCGACAGCGCACCGCTGACGGGCGACATCTACGGTCGACGACTGAAGTCGTTCGATCGGAACGTCCTGATCGGCGGCGGGATCTTCGGCGTCGGCTGGGGCCTCTCGGGGATCTGTCCCGGCGCGGCCTACGCCAGCCTCGGGATCGGCAACGTCACGATCCTGTGGGCGCTCGTCGGTATGTTCGCCGGCGCGTACCTCCAGGGCGTTTGGCGCAGCAAGCGCGCCGCGGCTGACGCCGCTCCGACGGGTGCCGACTAACCTGTCCGAGTTTCGTGAGCTGCAACTGAAGATTTTCGTACACTGATGGAACCCGCAACGATACTCCTGTTCGTAGCTGCCGCGGTCACGAGCCTCTTCATGGCGTGGGTCATCGGCATCGGCGGTCGGCGCGAACGCGATTTCGACGATGTGTGCGGCGTTTTTCGCCGACGTTTTGGGTTTCGCTGGCGCTGTAACACAGGACACGAGCGTCTCCGAAGCCGTCGGTACCGGCCTCGTGGACGGAGTCAACCTCCCGGTCAACGGCGTCATCGTCGTGCTGTTAATCGGCGCTGGGCGCGCTCGTGGCGTTCTCGGCAGGCGCGAGTCAGGTCGGCCTGGCCGTCGGGCCGCTGTTCCCGCTGCTCGAGGACCTGCCGACGGTGTCGCCGATCGCGGTCCTGCTCGGCGGCGGGATCGGCATCCTGGTCGGCTCGTGGACGAGCGCACCACGGATGATCAAGTCGATCTCCCAGAAGTACGCGTCGCTGGGACCGCGCCGATCGATCACGATGCTCGTCCCATCATTTCTCATCGCACAGAGCGCGGTCCTACTGGGGTGCCGGTCTCGTTCAACGAGATTCCCGTGAGCGCCATCATCGGCAGTGAGCTCGCGGTCGCCGGTGGAGACGGCGTCAGCCCCCGAAAGCTGGGGTTAACGGTCGCCTCCCGAGTCGGGTCGTTTGTGCTCGCGTTCATGCTCGATTATGGATCGACGGTGCGCGAATCGGGACAAGTCAGCGTGAACCAAGAGGTATAGTCCTTGCTTCCCTAGAGGCCTCATGAACGAGCGGGGCGAGACAGTCGAGCCACTCCCCTTCCAGCGGCGAGGGACGATCGACTACATGCGGGTGGCCGGCCGGCGCAGCGTCGTTCACGGACTCGTCGAAATCGACGTAACTGAAGCCAGACAATGCATCCGCGAGCGAAAGGCGGAAACGGGAGAGACCCTTTCGTTCACCGCGTTTCTCGTCTACTGTCTAGCGCGAGCGATCAAAGACCATCCGCACGTTCAGGCGTACTGCGACTGGCGGGGACGGATCGTTTCGTTCGACGATATCGATGTCAATGTGATAATCGAGACGACAATCGACGGCGAGCGAATCGGCGTGCCCCACGTCGTCAGGGCGGCGAATCGCCGGTCACTACGGTCGATTCACGAGGAGATTCGGGCGAGACAGCGGAACCCGGACGAGGGAACGCAGCCGCCGTGGGCCTCCCTGGCTATGCGGCTTC from Natronorubrum halophilum encodes:
- a CDS encoding sulfurtransferase TusA family protein, which encodes MSSEYQTTETLDVKGQSCPMPIVKTKQSIDDLEAGDVLEVVATDSGSMSDIRGWADGTDGVELLEQVEDDDLYTHYVKKTE
- a CDS encoding MBL fold metallo-hydrolase; the encoded protein is MDDMDLSMPNVDVESVSPDGLKERIDAGEAVTLLDTRMESEYDEWRIDGENVESINVPYFEFLDDEINDDVLAQIPDAREITVLCAKGGSSEYVAATLKERGYDVDHLEDGMNGWARIYERVEVERYDGAGTLYQYQRPSSGCLGYLLVDSDEAAVIDPLRAFTDRYLEDVNELGADLTYAIDTHIHADHISGIRDLADEGVEGVIPKAAVDRGITYADEITLAADGDEFEVGAATIETVYTPGHTSGMTSYLIDGSLLATGDGLFVESVARPDLEEGDEGAEDAARQLYETLQERVLILPDDTLVGGAHFSDSAEPADDGTYTAPIGQLEEEMDALAMDEDEFVELTLSDMPPRPANYGDIIPTNLGQQAVDDEEAFELELGPNNCAASQESLAGD
- a CDS encoding YeeE/YedE family protein, producing MLAELAVPAQGVPAEPFPNGISRYAIGGLLVGLGAVVIYLGTGIAAGASTFLESTLSYVSDQSRFKRYRASRDWRVVFTLGIILGAAVYAVFWQGGTWTTDVQPWRLLIGGVLVGIGTRIGKGCTSGHGVCGVGSASRTSIVGVITFLTVAIVTAQIVQAMGVSP
- a CDS encoding DUF6691 family protein, with product MSSNRHPLFMPLILVGGLIFGFGLAYSHMARPEVVLDFLQFDDFGLLFVMFGAAIVSGIAFAVMPRIRDSAPLTGDIYGRRLKSFDRNVLIGGGIFGVGWGLSGICPGAAYASLGIGNVTILWALVGMFAGAYLQGVWRSKRAAADAAPTGAD
- a CDS encoding 2-oxo acid dehydrogenase subunit E2, coding for MNERGETVEPLPFQRRGTIDYMRVAGRRSVVHGLVEIDVTEARQCIRERKAETGETLSFTAFLVYCLARAIKDHPHVQAYCDWRGRIVSFDDIDVNVIIETTIDGERIGVPHVVRAANRRSLRSIHEEIRARQRNPDEGTQPPWASLAMRLPGIVRRQFWRLPQLFPRRWKRIAGTVAVTSVGMFGEGGGWGISPTNYTLQLTVGGIATKPGVVDEEIEPREYLSLTVTIDHDVVDGAPAARFVQRLTELLEDAHGL